One segment of Deinococcus metalli DNA contains the following:
- a CDS encoding HAD family hydrolase: MTPPQAVILDLDDTLFDDTHCTRAGLRGLTRAHGLTCDPDDVFRRHAAHLRAIDPLLFRGELNAHGARVLRFTRLLTDLGVPGPDGEAATVTYRTAYRAAWTLLDGAAGVLHALRAAGVTTAILTNYVREVQVEKLAHFGLDTLVDAVLCIEDVPAPKPDARSYHAACAALSVAPAQAVMVGDSWTNDVAGARAAGLRAVWLSRTAAPAPEPGVPTVARLADLPAALGLVIA; the protein is encoded by the coding sequence ATGACCCCGCCGCAGGCCGTGATCCTCGATCTGGACGACACCCTCTTCGACGACACGCACTGCACGCGCGCTGGCCTGCGCGGCCTGACACGCGCACACGGCCTGACCTGCGACCCGGACGACGTGTTCCGGCGCCATGCCGCGCACTTGCGCGCCATTGACCCGCTGCTGTTCCGGGGCGAGCTGAACGCGCACGGTGCCCGCGTGCTGCGCTTCACCCGGCTGCTGACCGACCTGGGCGTGCCGGGGCCGGACGGTGAGGCCGCCACGGTCACGTACCGCACGGCCTACCGCGCCGCGTGGACGCTGCTGGACGGCGCGGCCGGGGTGCTGCACGCGCTGCGCGCCGCCGGCGTGACCACCGCGATCCTCACCAACTATGTCCGCGAGGTGCAGGTCGAGAAGCTGGCCCACTTCGGCCTGGACACGCTGGTGGACGCCGTGCTGTGCATCGAGGATGTGCCCGCCCCGAAGCCGGACGCGCGCTCGTACCACGCGGCGTGCGCGGCGCTGAGCGTTGCGCCGGCGCAGGCCGTGATGGTCGGGGATTCGTGGACGAACGACGTCGCGGGCGCGCGGGCGGCCGGCCTGCGGGCGGTGTGGCTGAGCCGCACGGCTGCCCCCGCCCCGGAGCCCGGCGTGCCGACGGTCGCTCGCCTGGCTGATCTCCCGGCCGCGCTAGGCCTCGTGATCGCGTGA
- a CDS encoding S8 family serine peptidase — translation MVPTPAARRPSPLALGAALSVLLAACDGGTGTTNPPPAVPRSTISGTVTLPGAEVAALPTTRALRPGEVLRDAYGQPWRVQSAAHASPQSGAAIPGEYVIVTRPGLSAQVLTTALSALVVPTVGRLDLARVGGAPAVGIWLYRAGRALDAAQSAQVLRTLAAQPGVVSVNPNRRLEPLATPNDTYYPAQWHYPAMNLPEAWNRTTGRAITVAVVDTGIVAHPDLAGQVLPGMDFISDPAQSGDGDGIDPDPTDPGPGEYHGTHVAGTVAARTNNGVGVAGVDWGAKLLPVRALNSAAGSLSDILMGVLWAAGETVDGVPVNPNPARVINLSVGGAGECTAAEQQVFTRLAARGIVTVVAAGNDNVDASTVSPGNCADVITVGAAGPDGRRAPYSNYGARIDVLAPGGNSSLGVTVGADTYPGGVLSTSFDDATRTSRYAFLDGTSMAAPHVSGAVALLLGQEPDLTAAQVRARLKATAAPLGSRCDVADGCGAGLVDARALLVGSPATPAPTPTPTPAAPRVPPIVEALYIRTGTPTLEFDYARSTSVRLPVDTLTPPYTLSGLESGPYVVAAWQDLNGDGLVNEGEPYGAYPDPVTVTGTPRDLTEINLTLGAYSVQVADVKAPGALRDALETLARAGR, via the coding sequence GTGGTTCCGACCCCCGCAGCGCGCCGCCCCAGTCCGCTCGCGCTGGGTGCGGCCCTGAGCGTGCTCCTGGCCGCATGCGACGGCGGCACCGGGACCACGAACCCCCCGCCGGCCGTGCCGCGGTCCACCATCAGCGGGACCGTCACGCTGCCCGGCGCGGAGGTGGCCGCCCTCCCCACCACCCGCGCCCTGCGGCCCGGCGAGGTTCTCCGCGACGCCTACGGCCAGCCGTGGCGCGTGCAGAGCGCGGCGCACGCGAGTCCGCAGTCCGGCGCGGCGATTCCCGGCGAGTACGTGATCGTGACCCGTCCCGGCCTGTCGGCGCAGGTCCTGACCACGGCCCTCTCAGCGCTGGTCGTGCCGACGGTCGGCCGGCTGGACCTGGCGCGGGTGGGCGGCGCTCCGGCCGTGGGCATCTGGCTGTACCGAGCCGGCCGCGCCCTGGACGCCGCGCAGTCGGCCCAGGTGCTGCGCACGCTGGCCGCGCAGCCGGGCGTCGTGAGCGTCAACCCGAACCGGCGGTTGGAGCCGCTGGCCACCCCAAACGACACGTACTACCCGGCGCAGTGGCACTACCCGGCCATGAACCTGCCCGAGGCGTGGAACCGCACCACCGGCCGGGCCATCACGGTCGCGGTGGTGGACACCGGCATCGTGGCGCACCCGGACCTCGCCGGTCAGGTGCTGCCCGGCATGGACTTCATCAGCGACCCCGCCCAGTCCGGCGACGGCGACGGTATCGACCCAGACCCCACCGATCCTGGCCCCGGTGAGTATCACGGCACGCACGTGGCCGGCACGGTCGCCGCGCGGACGAACAACGGCGTGGGCGTGGCCGGCGTGGACTGGGGCGCGAAGCTGCTGCCGGTGCGCGCCCTGAACAGTGCCGCCGGCAGCCTGTCGGACATCCTGATGGGCGTGCTGTGGGCGGCCGGCGAGACGGTGGACGGCGTGCCCGTGAACCCGAACCCCGCGCGCGTGATCAACCTCAGCGTGGGCGGGGCCGGGGAGTGCACGGCGGCCGAGCAGCAGGTGTTCACGCGGCTCGCGGCGCGCGGGATCGTGACCGTCGTGGCCGCCGGCAACGACAACGTGGACGCCAGCACCGTGTCGCCCGGCAACTGCGCGGACGTGATCACGGTCGGCGCGGCCGGTCCCGACGGCCGCCGTGCGCCGTACTCGAACTACGGCGCGCGGATCGACGTGCTGGCGCCGGGCGGAAACTCCAGTCTGGGCGTGACCGTCGGCGCGGACACCTACCCGGGCGGGGTGCTCAGTACCAGCTTCGACGACGCCACCCGGACCTCCCGCTACGCCTTCCTGGACGGCACCTCCATGGCCGCGCCGCACGTCTCGGGCGCGGTGGCGCTGCTGCTCGGCCAGGAGCCCGACCTGACGGCGGCCCAGGTGCGTGCCCGCCTGAAGGCCACGGCCGCGCCGCTCGGCAGCCGCTGCGATGTCGCGGACGGCTGCGGCGCCGGCCTGGTGGACGCCCGCGCCCTGCTGGTGGGCAGCCCGGCCACGCCCGCGCCGACCCCGACGCCCACCCCGGCCGCGCCCCGCGTGCCGCCCATCGTGGAGGCGCTGTATATCAGGACCGGTACGCCCACCCTGGAGTTCGACTACGCCCGCAGCACCTCGGTCCGGCTGCCCGTGGACACCCTGACGCCCCCGTATACCCTGTCGGGGCTGGAGTCGGGACCGTACGTGGTCGCTGCGTGGCAGGACCTCAACGGCGACGGGCTGGTGAACGAGGGCGAACCCTACGGCGCGTACCCGGACCCCGTGACCGTGACGGGCACGCCGCGCGACCTCACGGAGATCAATCTGACCCTGGGGGCGTACTCCGTGCAGGTGGCGGACGTGAAGGCGCCCGGTGCCCTCAGGGACGCGCTCGAGACGCTGGCCCGCGCCGGCCGCTGA